In Trifolium pratense cultivar HEN17-A07 linkage group LG7, ARS_RC_1.1, whole genome shotgun sequence, a genomic segment contains:
- the LOC123899407 gene encoding uncharacterized protein LOC123899407 — translation MDPERSIEEQFSKLHPTLAVNTRIGIVGGGPSGISAAYALARLGYNNITVLEKHHAVGGMCESVEIEGKVYDLGGQVLAASSAPVIFHLAKETGSALEELDSHKLAVIDTSSGKYQDIKVADDYVSVMSLTLKIQEKVKNSGRFGVHAVSEFAADLTPEYLESNGLKSVPKSVAYGYTASGYGFIQDMPYAYIHEFTRTSMAGKIRRFKGGYTSLWQKIAESLPIKLHCNTEVLTIRRNSDSVAVNVKSSNEIETMEFDKIIVSGNFPLKYGRTYRSVHSTSTDSEEEVMDASDIEKEIFSKVETNDYYTTVFKIKGLDHMPVGFYYFNEYMEDPCTIGNPVAMQKFYANSDIFLFWSYGNSFDIKGPTITELAIKAIEAIGGEVESFILQRRFKYFPHVSSQDMKNGFYEKLESELQGSRNTYYVGGLMAFELTERNSSYAMALMCKNFANRSDLPVFPYTKSLFPLQTEFQRKEPKQLAELPGVQFPDLPTLNSYLKHWGTHPVTQDRTLYSWINEEGKVTGKRTYREQHLYASCIASKLLKSQKPVIKPGDKVLLVYVPGLDFIDAFFACLRAKVIPVPVLPPDPMQRGGQALLKIENIAKSCGIVAILSTVAYHSAVRAGSVKNFITLKNGKSAARWPNLPWLHTDTWISNSRSSAMEDLYGDQCESQPADICFLQFTSGSTGDAKGVMITHGGLIHNVKLMQRRYKSTSRTVLVSWLPQYHDMGLIGGLFTALVSGGTALLFSPMTFIKKPLLWIETMSKYQATHSAGPNFAFELVVRRLESDKHKLQNLDLSSMIFLMVAAEPVRQKTLKKFLELTGPYGLSQKVMAPGYGLAENCVFVSCAFGEGNPILVDWQGRVCCGYIHPGSADVDIRIVDPDGGEELQEDGKEGEIWISSPSAGIGYWGKEELSQATFQNQLPNHPRRFYTRTGDLGRIIDEKLFITGRIKDLIIVAGRNIYSSDVEKTVESSSEFLRPGCCAVIGVPEETLSAKGISLPDGSDQVGLVVIAELRDGKPVSKDVVEGIQARVAEEHGVNVASVKLIKPRTISKTTSGKIRRFECLKQFADGTLNLVPQPVLTKKTLVRSFTTGTCKEGRTPRARLANSTPITSPRISNKEIMEFLKRLISEQAGISVSNISVTDNMSTYGMDSIGVVKATQKLSDFLGVPVAAIDVFSASCIQELANFSENLLLKSQPHLISNPSYAPEAETESTEFFVDVSNSHRWSICLLQLLALVFISILLVSPAYLSITTFQSLITSFNKPAYGIPWSNYIFSLALAPLSWILCIASTCICISFFGNSFLRPNYALTPEMSIYSIAFVKWWALYKSQEISSKVLATHLKGTVFLKYWFEILGARIGSSVLLDTVDITDPSLVSIGDEAVISEGVLVQSHEVKNGILSLHPIRIGRNSSIGPYAVIQKGSFIKEGAEVQPLQKVEGGQHVLNPTKLNNIKENAVLLVTTSKTESDAIYHFMGIYLVGFLSSLAAAITYFMYTWFFQKPASIQTFSFVCICGAFHWIPFTIIAYAAMFSEVPSNPFAFAISFACAYLLHGLILTTLTCSLTYLLKSQKQTHFKTWLRNQLTLSCHLRFAKLLSGTEAFCVYLRLLGAKIGKHCSIRAINPVSNPELMSIGDGVHLGDFSRIITGFNYSNGYTCGKIEVQDNSVVGSQSLILPGSLVEKNVILGALSVAPMNSILHEGSVYIGSQTRVTMRNSGNASFDERIEEMDMDYKKIVGNLAANLAVTTMNAKARYFHRIGVSGKGHLKIYNKLEGIPMHKIFHPGKSYPIIVRHSNSLSADDDARIDARGASLRILSDETATDSTNSLPPTLIDLTLKTGNAFYARTLADFASWLVCGLAAREELVKAAPHVRDAVWNSLKHADSYAELHYFSNYCRLMRFEDGQQMYVKFKLRPYDTNIHEDKGKVIPTGILPPETGAIPRDENDSRPLLFLANDFQNRVSSSNGVCYVFQIQVRPIPDDEQGREIALDCTKPWDESQFPFIDVGEININENLSMEESQKLEFNPYLKSNELDTISATSSTQSASIDHGRSLIYEICQHVRNRQPIPEAWRNLVQQSNVKVDLSCCPMASPAAPLPEKEPLLKKTTPALTLTRTWYQTFSALFIQPLLQTVLPHMVIALSIYVPLNLVLYFKDVKKLPLHWLLPFFWILSGFIAALSCVIAKRVLVGKRKKGETIPIWSKKIVFDTTWQAIRTLIGDYFMDITKGSFLFVIWMKLMGAEIDMDGTYVDSNGTMLNPEMVKIERGGCVGKEALLFGHIYEGEEGGIVKYGEIKIGEDGFVGSRAVVMPAVEIQTDANLSALSLAMKGEIIRSR, via the exons ATGGATCCTGAAAGATCAATAGAGGAGCAATTCTCCAAGCTACATCCTACCTTGGCAGTAAACACCAGAATTGGAATAGTTGGTGGTGGTCCAAGTGGCATATCAGCTGCTTATGCATTGGCAAGGCTTGGTTATAATAATATCACTGTCTTGGAGAAACACCATGCAGTTGGTGGCATGTGTGAATCAGTAGAAATTGAAG GAAAAGTTTATGATCTTGGTGGGCAAGTTCTGGCTGCAAGCAGTGCTCCTGTTATCTTTCACTTGGCAAAAGAGACAGGTTCTGCACTAGAAGAATTGGACTCTCACAAGCTTGCTGTCATTGACACTTCCTCAGGAAAATACCAAGATATTAAAGTTGCCGATGATTATGTATCTGTTATGTCACTTACATTGAAAATTCAA GAAAAGGTGAAGAATTCTGGTCGTTTTGGGGTCCACGCTGTCAGTGAATTTGCCGCGGACTTAACTCCAGAATATCTTGAGAGTAATGGACTCAAATCAGTTCCTAAATCTGTTGCTTATGGTTACACAGCTTCAGGATATGGATTCATACAAGACATGCCTTATGCTTACATTCATGAATTTACCAGAACGTCTATGGCTGGAAAAATTCGAAGGTTTAAAGGTGGATATACAAGTCTTTGGCAGAAGATTGCAGAGTCACTTCCTATAAAGCTTCATTGTAACACTGAAGTGTTAACAATAAGGCGGAATTCTGACAGTGTTGCTGTTAATGTCAAGAGCTCAAATGAAATTGAAACTATGGAATTTGATAAGATCATTGTCTCTGGTAACTTTCCATTAAAATATGGAAGAACTTACAGATCAGTGCATTCAACTTCCACAG ATAGCGAAGAAGAAGTGATGGATGCTAGTGACATTGAAAAGGAGATATTCAGCAAAGTAGAGACAAATGACTACTACACCACTGTTTTTAAGATCAAAGGGCTGGATCATATGCCAGTTggattttactattttaatgaATATATGGAAGATCCATGTACGATCGGAAATCCAGTTGCCATGCAGAAGTTTTACGCCAACTCTGATATATTCTTGTTCTGGTCTTATGGCAACTCCTTTGATATTAAGGGACCAACTATCACTGAGCTCGCAATCAAGGCAATAGAAGCCATAGGGGGAGAAGTTGAGAGCTTCATTCTTCAGCGTCGCTTTAAGTATTTCCCTCATGTTAGCAGCCAAG ATATGAAAAACGGGTTCTATGAAAAGTTGGAATCAGAGCTCCAAGGTTCAAGGAATACTTATTATGTTGGTGGACTTATGGCATTTGAGCTCACAGAGAGAAATTCATCTTATGCCATGGCTCTTATGTGCAAGAACTTTGCAAATAGAAGTGATTTGCCAGTGTTTCCATATACTAAG AGTTTGTTTCCTTTGCAAACTGAGTTTCAGAGAAAGGAACCTAAACAACTAGCTGAATTGCCTGGCGTGCAATTTCCCGATTTGCCGACTTTGAATAGCTATTTAAAGCACTGGGGAACTCATCCAGTCACTCAAGACAGAACCCTTTATAGTTGGATAAATGAAGAAGGGAAGGTGACAGGTAAGAGGACATATAGAGAACAACATTTATATGCCTCTTGCATTGCAAGTAAGCTCTTAAAAAGCCAAAAGCCAGTTATCAAGCCTGGCGACAAGGTTCTTCTAGTCTACGTTCCTGGACTAGATTTCATCGATGCATTCTTTGCATGCTTAAGAGCTAAAGTTATACCAGTCCCAGTTCTTCCCCCAGATCCCATGCAAAGAGGTGGACAAGCACTTTTGAAAATTGAGAACATTGCCAAGTCGTGTGGCATAGTTGCAATTTTATCAACAGTAGCTTATCACTCAGCAGTCCGAGCAGGTTCAGTGAAAAACTTTATCACATTGAAAAATGGGAAATCTGCAGCTCGGTGGCCGAATCTTCCATGGTTGCACACTGATACTTGGATCAGTAATTCAAGAAGTTCTGCGATGGAGGATTTATACGGTGATCAGTGTGAATCTCAGCCTGCTGATATATGTTTCTTGCAGTTTACCTCAGGCTCGACCGGTGATGCTAAAGGAGTCATGATCACCCATGGAGGTCTAATTCACAATGTAAAGCTGATGCAAAGAAGATACAAGAGCACCTCAAGGACTGTACTAGTGAGCTGGCTTCCTCAGTATCATGACATGGGGCTGATCGGAGGACTTTTTACAGCTCTTGTTAGCGGTGGAACTGCCCTTCTGTTTTCACCAATGACATTCATCAAGAAACCACTCTTATGGATAGAAACCATGAGCAAGTATCAAGCAACTCACAGTGCTGGACCTAACTTTGCTTTCGAGTTAGTAGTTCGAAGGTTAGAGTCTGACAAGCATAAACTTCAGAACCTAGACCTTTCCTCCATGATTTTTCTTATGGTTGCTGCTGAACCAGTGAGACAGAAGACTCTGAAAAAATTTCTTGAGCTAACCGGTCCTTATGGCCTGTCTCAAAAGGTGATGGCTCCTGGATACGGCTTAGCAGAGAATTGCGTGTTTGTCAGTTGTGCATTTGGAGAAGGCAATCCTATTCTTGTTGACTGGCAAGGACGAGTTTGTTGCGGATATATTCATCCAGGGAGTGCAGATGTTGACATCAGAATAGTTGACCCAGATGGTGGCGAAGAGCTTCAGGAAGATGGAAAAGAAGGAGAAATCTGGATCAGTAGTCCAAGTGCAGGAATAGGATACTGGGGGAAGGAAGAATTGAGTCAAGCAACTTTTCAAAATCAGCTTCCGAACCATCCTAGACGCTTCTACACAAGAACTGGAGACTTGGGAAGGATAATAGATGAAAAGCTATTCATCACTGGAAGAATCAAAGATCTTATAATTGTTGCTGGAAGAAACATCTATTCCTCAGATGTTGAAAAGACGGTTGAGAGTTCGTCTGAATTTCTCCGTCCAGGATGCTGTGCTGTCATTGGTGTCCCTGAAGAGACTTTATCGGCCAAAGGAATTTCCTTGCCAGATGGTTCTGATCAGGTTGGTTTGGTTGTGATTGCAGAACTGAGGGATGGTAAACCAGTTAGCAAGGATGTGGTTGAAGGTATTCAGGCTCGTGTGGCGGAAGAACATGGAGTCAATGTTGCTTCTGTCAAGTTGATCAAGCCTAGAACCATCAGCAAAACAACATCAGGAAAAATTAGAAGGTTTGAATGTCTCAAACAGTTTGCAGATGGAACACTGAATTTGGTACCACAACCAGTTCTGACAAAGAAAACACTGGTAAGGTCATTCACTACAGGAACATGTAAAGAAGGAAGAACACCCCGGGCACGGCTAGCGAATAGTACACCTATAACCAGTCCGAGAATCAGTAACAAGGAAATTATGGAATTCTTGAAAAGGCTTATTTCTGAGCAGGCTGGAATCTCGGTAAGCAACATCTCTGTCACGGACAACATGTCAACCTATGGAATGGATTCAATCGGTGTGGTTAAAGCAACTCAAAAACTCTCAGATTTCCTTGGAGTTCCAGTTGCAGCTATAGATGTTTTCAGTGCATCCTGCATTCAAGAATTGGCCAACTTCTCAGAGAATCTTCTATTGAAGTCACAACCTCACCTTATCAGCAATCCATCCTATGCTCCGGAAGCTGAAACTGAATCTACTGAATTTTTTGTGGATGTGTCCAACTCTCACCGGTGGAGTATATGTTTACTTCAACTCTTGGCACTTGTTTTCATTTCTATCCTTCTAGTTTCTCCTGCATATCTTTCCATCACTACTTTTCAAAGTCTCATCACAAGTTTCAATAAACCAGCATATGGAATTCCTTGGTCAAACTATATATTTTCACTTGCTTTGGCACCACTTTCTTGGATCCTTTGCATTGCTTCTACATGCATTTGCATTTCATTTTTTGGAAATTCTTTCTTGAGGCCAAACTATGCTCTTACTCCTGAAATGTCCATCTATTCAATAGCCTTTGTCAAATGGTGGGCACTTTATAAAAGCCAGGAAATTTCCTCCAAAGTTCTGGCTACACACCTCAAAGGAACAGTGTTTCTGAAGTACTGGTTTGAGATACTAGGTGCAAGAATTGGATCCTCAGTTTTGCTTGACACGGTTGACATCACAGACCCGTCTCTAGTTTCAATTGGCGATGAAGCTGTCATTTCTGAAGGGGTTTTGGTTCAAAGCCATGAGGTAAAGAATGGAATTCTAAGTCTCCATCCTATTAGGATCGGCCGGAATTCTTCCATTGGACCTTATGCTGTTATTCAAAAAGGAAGCTTTATTAAAGAAGGAGCTGAGGTACAACCACTACAAAAAGTTGAAGGAGGCCAACATGTTCTCAATCCTACAAAGCTTAATAATATTAAAGAG AATGCAGTGTTGCTTGTTACAACCAGCAAAACTGAGTCTGATGCTATATACCATTTTATGGGGATTTATCTTGTTGGCTTTCTAAGTTCCCTTGCTGCAGCTATTACTTACTTCATGTATACATGGTTCTTCCAAAAACCTGCTTCAATCCAAACCTTTTCATTTGTTTGCATATGTGGAGCCTTCCATTGGATACCATTTACTATCATAGCATATGCTGCCATGTTTTCTGAAGTTCCATCAAATCCATTTGCCTTTGCCATTTCATTCGCATGTGCATACTTGCTTCATGGTCTCATACTCACCACTCTCACCTGTTCTTTGACTTATTTACTGAAAAGTCAAAAGCAAACACACTTCAAAACATGGCTTAGAAACCAATTGACCCTTTCCTGCCACCTTAGATTTGCAAAGCTTCTCTCAGGAACAGAAGCCTTCTGCGTATACTTACGCCTTCTAGGAGCCAAAATTGGCAAGCATTGTTCCATTAGAGCCATCAATCCGGTTTCAAACCCCGAGTTAATGTCGATTGGTGACGGTGTTCATCTTGGTGACTTTAGCCGCATAATCACTGGTTTCAATTATTCCAATGGGTATACCTGTGGGAAAATAGAGGTTCAAGATAACTCAGTTGTAGGTAGTCAAAGCCTAATTCTCCCTGGTTCTCTTGTTGAAAAGAATGTCATTCTAGGTGCACTTTCAGTTGCTCCGATGAATTCTATACTCCATGAAGGTAGTGTTTACATCGGATCTCAAACCCGAGTTACGATGAGGAACTCAGGAAATGCTAGTTTTGATGAAAGAATTGAGGAGATGGACATGGACTACAAGAAAATAGTTGGAAATTTGGCTGCAAATTTAGCTGTAACAACTATGAATGCTAAAGCCAGATATTTTCATCGCATTGGTGTTAGTGGAAAAGGGCACTTGAAAATATACAACAAACTTGAGGGTATTCCAATGCACAAGATTTTTCACCCTGGAAAAAGCTACCCAATCATTGTGAGACATAGTAATAGCTTGAGTGCTGATGATGATGCAAGGATCGATGCACGTGGTGCTTCTTTGAGGATACTTTCAGATGAAACTGCTACAGATTCTACTAATTCTCTTCCTCCTACTCTCATTGACTTAACACTAAAAACAGGAAATGCATTTTATGCTCGAACTCTTGCTGATTTTGCAAGCTGGCTTGTGTGTGGACTTGCTGCAAGGGAAGAACTAGTAAAGGCTGCTCCACATGTCCGCGATGCAGTGTGGAATTCTCTCAAACATGCTGATTCATATGCTGAATTGCATTACTTCTCAAACTATTGCAGGCTCATGCGGTTTGAAGACGGACAACAAATGTATGTGAAATTCAAGTTAAGGCCTTATGACACAAACATCCATGAAGACAAAGGTAAAGTTATTCCAACAGGGATTCTTCCACCAGAGACAGGTGCAATTCCTAGAGACGAAAATGATTCACGTCCTTTGCTTTTCCTTGCCAATGATTTTCAAAACCGTGTCAGTTCCTCCAACGGAGTTTGTTATGTTTTCCAAATTCAAGTAAGACCAATTCCAGACGATGAACAAGGCCGCGAAATTGCATTGGATTGTACTAAACCATGGGATGAAAGTCAATTCCCTTTCATTGATGTCGGAGAGATTAACATCAATGAGAATCTTTCAATGGAAGAGTCACAAAAGCTCGAGTTTAATCCTTACCTCAAAAGCAATGAGTTGGATACAATTTCAGCTACTTCCAGCACACAAAGCGCTTCAATTGATCATGGCCGTTCACTAATCTACGAGATTTGTCAGCACGTCCGCAACAGACAGCCAATCCCAGAAGCTTGGAGAAACCTTGTACAACAATCCAATGTTAAAGTCGACTTGTCCTGTTGTCCAATGGCATCACCAGCAGCACCATTACCCGAAAAAGAAccactcctgaagaaaacaacaCCGGCATTAACATTGACAAGAACATGGTACCAAACATTCTCAGCACTCTTCATTCAGCCATTACTACAAACAGTTCTACCTCACATGGTGATTGCTTTATCAATTTATGTTCCTCTGAACTTGGTTCTTTATTTTAAGGATGTCAAAAAACTTCCACTACATTGGTTGCTTCCATTCTTTTGGATTCTCTCAGGTTTTATAGCTGCATTATCATGTGTTATAGCCAAAAGGGTCCTtgtaggaaaaagaaaaaaaggtgaaACAATACCAATATGGAGTAAAAAAATAGTCTTTGATACAACATGGCAAGCAATAAGAACACTAATTGGTGATTATTTCATGGATATAACAAAAGGGtcatttttgtttgtaatttggATGAAATTAATGGGTGCAGAAATTGACATGGATGGTACTTATGTAGATAGTAATGGAACAATGTTGAATCCTGAAATGGTGAAAATTGAAAGAGGTGGTTGTGTTGGAAAAGAAGCATTGTTGTTTGGACATATATATGAAGGTGAAGAAGGTGGAATTGTTAAATATGGAGAGATTAAGATTGGTGAAGATGGATTTGTTGGAAGTAGAGCTGTGGTTATGCCTGCTGTGGAAATTCAGACTGATGCTAATCTTTCTGCTTTATCTCTTGCTATGAAAGGAGAGATTATTAGGTCAAGATAG